One Aureibacillus halotolerans genomic region harbors:
- a CDS encoding CotY/CotZ family spore coat protein → MGCGKKMESPSHKQCVVDAVRSIHDMQEAVEDNCSSSCFCNLLSPKATLGDTVPFILLGKGDFNALKSFGNIGGLVGPDRCFSTIFFRVEKVKGHCATLSLLRPLKKNGEQIDDLHSPCDRHLCALEKTDVCIEVDLECFCAIQCLSPQLVIG, encoded by the coding sequence ATGGGCTGTGGTAAGAAAATGGAAAGTCCATCACACAAACAATGTGTGGTCGATGCGGTCAGATCCATCCACGACATGCAGGAAGCCGTTGAAGACAATTGCTCTTCCAGCTGTTTCTGCAATCTTTTATCCCCTAAAGCTACACTCGGAGACACAGTACCCTTTATTCTTTTGGGCAAGGGGGACTTTAATGCATTAAAGTCCTTTGGAAATATTGGCGGACTAGTAGGTCCGGATAGATGCTTCTCAACCATCTTTTTCCGTGTGGAAAAAGTAAAGGGACACTGTGCCACATTATCTTTGCTTCGACCGCTTAAAAAGAATGGCGAGCAAATTGATGACTTACACTCACCTTGTGACCGTCATCTGTGTGCACTTGAGAAAACAGATGTGTGCATAGAAGTGGATCTAGAGTGTTTCTGTGCGATTCAATGCCTATCGCCACAGTTAGTCATAGGTTGA
- a CDS encoding GNAT family N-acetyltransferase has protein sequence MIVKWAANDSIRDDAHRVRELVFIEEQNVPRSLEMDAFDAVALHAVCYLEGQAVGAVRFRETTNNVGKVERLCVLSTHRGYGIGKHLMHAIEKLATLNQLSAVQLNAQSHALPFYEKLGYEAVSEPFMEANMPHVTMLKKL, from the coding sequence ATGATTGTTAAATGGGCGGCAAATGACTCCATTCGAGACGATGCACACCGTGTCAGAGAGCTTGTATTTATTGAAGAACAAAACGTGCCTCGGTCCCTAGAGATGGATGCGTTCGATGCAGTCGCTCTTCACGCAGTTTGTTATTTGGAAGGTCAAGCTGTCGGAGCCGTTCGTTTTAGGGAAACAACAAACAATGTGGGCAAAGTCGAGCGTTTATGCGTATTAAGCACGCATCGAGGTTACGGCATTGGGAAGCATCTTATGCATGCCATTGAAAAATTGGCTACGCTTAATCAGCTCAGTGCGGTTCAATTAAATGCGCAATCGCATGCGCTCCCGTTTTATGAAAAGCTTGGCTACGAAGCCGTCTCAGAACCTTTCATGGAAGCAAACATGCCTCATGTGACGATGTTAAAAAAGTTGTAA
- a CDS encoding YjcG family protein codes for MRFGIVAFPSKTLQDKANSYRMRYDTRYSHIPPHVTLKPVFELDEKDFDQLHKQITEVANKHEPFEMKVSRVGTFHPVNNVVYFKIERSDKINALHDELNDGTLHRDEDYAFVPHITIGQDMSDDELFDVFERLKMTSFDYNETIDRFHLCYQLENGSWTVAETYHLTSKGLRADDC; via the coding sequence GTGCGCTTCGGCATTGTTGCTTTCCCCTCAAAAACACTTCAGGACAAAGCAAATTCTTACAGGATGAGGTACGACACTCGTTATTCACATATCCCACCACACGTCACATTAAAGCCTGTATTTGAGTTAGACGAAAAAGATTTTGATCAACTACACAAGCAGATTACTGAGGTGGCAAACAAACACGAGCCTTTTGAAATGAAGGTTTCTAGAGTAGGCACATTTCACCCAGTAAACAATGTTGTCTATTTTAAAATTGAAAGATCAGACAAAATCAATGCTTTGCATGACGAGCTGAATGATGGCACGTTGCACAGAGATGAGGATTATGCGTTTGTTCCGCACATCACGATAGGTCAAGACATGTCAGATGACGAGCTGTTTGATGTGTTTGAGAGATTGAAAATGACCTCTTTTGATTATAATGAAACGATTGATCGTTTTCATCTTTGTTACCAGCTTGAGAACGGTTCATGGACGGTTGCGGAAACCTATCATTTAACCAGCAAAGGCTTGCGTGCCGATGATTGTTAA
- a CDS encoding phosphatidylglycerophosphatase A family protein has protein sequence MPVNKRVHSKVVAQAAKDLLIERGVTIKDVADIVYQMQAPYNVNLSFDECIESVEAVLEKREIQHALLVGIELDKLAEKKMLSEPLQSIVESDEGLFGVDETIGFGAVFGYGSIAVTTYGHLDKQKIGIIRELDTKQEHGVHTFLDDLVASVAANASSRLAHRLRDREEDLEEEEIQKRDHEERIS, from the coding sequence ATGCCAGTCAATAAACGAGTGCATAGCAAGGTTGTCGCGCAGGCGGCGAAGGATCTCTTGATTGAACGAGGCGTCACAATAAAGGATGTTGCGGATATTGTGTATCAGATGCAAGCTCCATACAATGTGAATTTATCGTTTGATGAGTGTATAGAGAGTGTTGAAGCGGTTTTGGAGAAACGTGAAATTCAACACGCATTGCTTGTGGGAATCGAATTAGATAAGCTCGCTGAGAAAAAAATGCTTTCAGAACCACTTCAGTCCATTGTGGAAAGTGATGAAGGGTTATTCGGAGTAGATGAAACGATTGGTTTTGGAGCGGTGTTTGGTTATGGAAGTATTGCCGTGACAACCTACGGCCACCTGGACAAACAGAAAATAGGCATTATTCGGGAGCTTGATACAAAGCAGGAGCATGGGGTCCATACGTTCCTTGATGACTTAGTCGCCAGTGTTGCAGCTAACGCGTCAAGCAGATTGGCCCATCGATTAAGGGATCGGGAGGAAGATTTAGAGGAAGAAGAAATTCAGAAGCGTGATCATGAAGAGCGAATTAGTTAG
- a CDS encoding MerR family transcriptional regulator — translation MDTEPTSYRDRKVISIGTVSELTGLSERQIRYYEERKLVFPDRTKRGFRKYSFDDVERLMDIADKIEDGVQTFEIRQEMIRKKKAETKENVRENMLRGQLNAHFNLRK, via the coding sequence TTGGATACAGAGCCTACCTCTTATCGAGATCGAAAAGTGATTTCAATCGGTACCGTGAGTGAACTAACAGGTCTTTCGGAGAGGCAAATCCGCTATTACGAGGAACGGAAGCTCGTATTCCCAGACCGAACAAAGCGAGGGTTTCGTAAGTACTCCTTTGACGATGTGGAACGATTGATGGACATTGCAGACAAGATTGAGGATGGCGTTCAGACTTTTGAAATTCGTCAGGAAATGATTCGTAAGAAAAAAGCCGAAACAAAAGAAAATGTGCGTGAGAACATGTTGAGAGGTCAATTGAACGCCCATTTTAATCTCAGAAAATAA
- a CDS encoding ROK family protein: MKVAAGIDIGGTKTAIGLVNENGVLIGKKVIPTDLSLPPYEMIDRMAEELKLLLQQCSITEDGCAGIGIGAPGPLNSKEGSVTSPPNLPSWKGIQVTKQLEKHFSIPISLENDASAATLAEKWVGAAQDANDFIYMTISTGIGAGIFANGQLITGKSGNAGDIGHMVIDPAYGAREGELEGGFEYIASGTGIARHASKLTGETLTAADVFERARQGDAQLQAFVDTIFEKIGVGCVSLINTLDPEKIVIGGGVTRVGAPLFDAVQAFVNERALGPSGRETTIVPSGLDQDAGVIGAAAIVFLN; encoded by the coding sequence ATGAAGGTTGCAGCAGGGATTGACATCGGGGGTACAAAAACAGCGATTGGGCTAGTGAATGAAAACGGTGTATTAATTGGCAAGAAGGTTATTCCAACGGATCTCAGCCTACCACCATACGAGATGATTGATCGCATGGCGGAAGAATTAAAACTGTTGTTACAGCAGTGTAGCATAACAGAAGATGGTTGTGCTGGCATTGGTATTGGTGCACCAGGGCCACTTAATTCGAAAGAAGGATCAGTGACATCGCCGCCAAATTTGCCTTCATGGAAAGGCATTCAAGTCACCAAACAATTGGAGAAACATTTTTCCATACCGATTTCGCTTGAGAACGATGCAAGTGCAGCAACATTAGCTGAAAAATGGGTTGGTGCAGCACAGGATGCGAATGATTTTATTTACATGACGATTTCTACGGGCATTGGTGCCGGAATCTTTGCAAATGGTCAGTTAATTACTGGGAAAAGTGGGAATGCTGGCGACATTGGGCATATGGTGATCGACCCCGCCTACGGTGCCCGTGAAGGCGAGTTGGAAGGTGGATTTGAGTATATAGCCTCTGGAACGGGAATCGCGAGGCATGCTTCAAAGCTTACAGGGGAGACGCTTACGGCGGCTGACGTGTTTGAACGAGCAAGGCAAGGTGATGCTCAGCTTCAAGCGTTTGTAGACACTATTTTTGAAAAAATTGGTGTAGGCTGTGTGTCATTAATTAACACGCTTGATCCTGAGAAAATTGTCATTGGTGGCGGGGTCACAAGAGTGGGTGCTCCTTTATTCGATGCTGTCCAAGCCTTTGTAAACGAACGTGCGCTTGGTCCATCAGGTCGCGAAACAACGATAGTCCCTTCAGGATTGGATCAAGATGCTGGTGTGATTGGGGCAGCTGCGATTGTGTTTTTAAACTGA
- a CDS encoding GntR family transcriptional regulator, whose protein sequence is MIKEPLYLQIYNDILTKIKEGHYQKGDRVPSEIELAEEFNVSRITSKRALDLLAQHQVVHRKRGKGSYVLHDDHQLHGLYEPQDTRPARRRKIGLVVPGIGATYGLETMRQVEKEVRKRGDLLLLLMNDNDVVEEANAIRKAVEEQVDGLLITPVNGQHYNEQILRLSLENFPIVFIDRHLPGLPIPGVYTDNFEAAKLAVNYFLDKKIERVAYLTPVTDGTASLEMRLKGFKAAVQQRQLSSTQTPVVEGSFYKNPQLLFSALDGLEVDAYVSSENAVDELLTQWMRANQVKLPHLCFDYTEKSVRSGRPAVSYIQQDEVAMARKSSELLYQLIEGEVLGEFQYLSPFKLILGESTGMID, encoded by the coding sequence ATGATTAAAGAACCGCTTTATTTACAAATATATAATGATATTTTGACGAAGATAAAAGAAGGCCATTACCAAAAAGGGGATCGTGTGCCTTCGGAGATTGAGCTTGCTGAGGAATTTAATGTGAGCCGCATCACCTCTAAACGTGCCTTAGATTTGCTCGCGCAGCACCAGGTCGTTCATCGAAAACGTGGCAAAGGGTCCTATGTGCTTCATGATGATCATCAGCTGCACGGTTTATATGAACCTCAGGACACAAGACCTGCTCGACGTAGAAAGATTGGGTTGGTCGTTCCTGGGATTGGTGCGACCTATGGATTAGAAACGATGAGACAGGTTGAGAAAGAAGTGCGCAAAAGGGGAGACTTGTTGCTGCTCTTAATGAACGACAATGACGTCGTTGAAGAAGCAAATGCTATTCGAAAAGCAGTTGAAGAGCAGGTGGATGGCCTGTTGATTACGCCTGTGAACGGGCAACATTACAATGAGCAAATTCTGCGCTTAAGCTTGGAGAATTTCCCGATCGTATTTATTGATCGACATTTGCCAGGGCTTCCGATTCCAGGGGTTTATACAGACAATTTTGAGGCGGCAAAGCTGGCCGTAAATTACTTTCTTGATAAAAAAATTGAACGTGTTGCCTATCTAACGCCAGTGACGGATGGGACAGCTTCTCTTGAGATGCGTTTAAAAGGCTTCAAAGCGGCTGTGCAGCAACGGCAGCTTTCGTCAACGCAAACGCCTGTCGTTGAAGGTTCCTTCTATAAAAACCCTCAGCTGTTGTTTTCTGCTTTGGATGGATTGGAAGTGGACGCTTATGTATCAAGCGAAAATGCGGTCGATGAATTGTTAACACAATGGATGAGAGCAAATCAAGTGAAGCTTCCTCATCTTTGTTTTGATTATACGGAGAAATCTGTTCGTTCTGGCAGACCAGCCGTGTCCTATATTCAGCAAGATGAAGTCGCTATGGCACGTAAATCTTCTGAGTTGTTATATCAACTTATTGAAGGAGAGGTTTTAGGGGAATTTCAATATTTATCGCCGTTCAAGCTGATATTAGGGGAATCCACTGGAATGATTGATTAA
- a CDS encoding Gfo/Idh/MocA family protein produces MTKKLRIGIIGSGGIAGAHVRSYKKMDDVDIVAVADVIEGKAEEFIAQHGLENAKAFTGHEKLLEEDLDGVSICTPNIAHYQTTIDALRAGKHVLVEKPMSVTLDQAVEMAQVEKETGLILTVGFQPRYDPNMKELKRIVQSGELGNVYYVQTGGGRRRGMPGGTFIRKDLAGAGALADIGCYSLDFALNAIGYPKPVTVSAYSSNHFGTNPAYHSQADQFEVEDFGVALIRFETGQVLNFKISWAMHMDSLGPSLFLGTNAGLKVLPAGQGPWSGVWDGGIGSMSLFHDTLGHHTESPIPTINHGLDIFYEKVRAFAVAIIEGTEAPVSTKEIVRNQAIIDGILRSSEKQREVEIELPEGM; encoded by the coding sequence ATGACAAAAAAATTAAGAATTGGGATTATTGGAAGCGGTGGCATTGCGGGAGCACATGTGAGGTCGTATAAAAAAATGGACGACGTTGATATTGTCGCAGTCGCAGATGTGATTGAGGGGAAAGCGGAAGAATTTATTGCTCAACACGGTTTGGAAAATGCGAAAGCGTTTACAGGGCATGAAAAGCTACTGGAAGAAGATCTTGACGGCGTAAGCATTTGTACACCTAACATTGCACATTATCAGACAACTATAGACGCCTTGCGTGCAGGGAAACATGTGCTCGTAGAAAAACCGATGAGCGTCACATTAGACCAAGCAGTCGAAATGGCGCAAGTTGAAAAAGAAACTGGCTTAATTTTGACGGTAGGATTCCAGCCTCGTTATGATCCGAACATGAAGGAACTCAAGCGAATTGTTCAGTCAGGTGAGCTTGGGAACGTGTATTATGTACAAACAGGTGGCGGAAGAAGACGTGGGATGCCAGGAGGCACATTCATCCGAAAGGACCTTGCAGGTGCTGGCGCATTAGCAGATATCGGTTGCTATTCATTAGATTTTGCTTTGAATGCAATTGGATATCCAAAGCCGGTCACAGTTTCTGCCTATTCTTCCAATCATTTTGGAACAAATCCGGCGTACCACTCACAAGCAGACCAGTTTGAAGTGGAGGACTTTGGTGTTGCTTTAATTCGTTTCGAGACAGGCCAAGTGTTGAATTTCAAAATTTCTTGGGCGATGCATATGGATAGTCTTGGACCAAGTTTATTCCTTGGTACGAATGCAGGTTTAAAAGTCCTCCCTGCCGGACAAGGTCCATGGAGCGGTGTATGGGATGGCGGCATCGGTTCAATGTCCCTTTTCCATGATACGCTTGGACACCATACAGAATCACCAATTCCAACCATTAACCATGGTCTTGATATTTTTTACGAAAAAGTTCGCGCATTTGCAGTTGCGATTATTGAAGGCACAGAAGCGCCGGTGTCAACAAAAGAAATTGTTCGAAACCAAGCAATTATTGACGGCATTTTACGTTCATCTGAAAAACAACGTGAAGTAGAGATCGAACTGCCCGAAGGAATGTAA
- a CDS encoding Gfo/Idh/MocA family protein: MTVRLGVSGVGGISHLHFRQLADIDEVTVTALSDPNGASIAKAIKQFPELDNAQCYSSYEDMLQTEQLDAILLCSPHTLHFSQAMAALDAGCHVLIEKPMTCSSDEAATLCKQAKAVDKVLQVSYQRHFMPIFQYVKEALTDGTIGELTSVNASLYQHWMVGTRNSWRQTPSLSGGGMLMDSGSHIIDVLLWTTNMTPGTIRAHISQQGSPVEIDSHISLQFEEGPLANIAVIGHAPMWDERFVFCGTKGAIIIDNDKLTLRFPGNDPVVPELPEQVTNQDKSFIDAILGKHDVVVPGEFAEKVVTLTEAIYQAAGYDPTNTKEKV; the protein is encoded by the coding sequence ATGACAGTTCGCTTAGGTGTATCAGGGGTTGGAGGCATATCTCATTTGCATTTTAGGCAATTGGCCGACATTGATGAGGTTACTGTTACGGCATTAAGTGACCCGAATGGCGCCAGTATTGCGAAAGCTATCAAACAATTTCCGGAGCTTGACAACGCTCAATGTTATAGCAGCTATGAAGACATGCTACAGACGGAGCAATTGGATGCGATCTTGCTGTGTTCGCCACATACACTCCACTTCTCCCAAGCCATGGCGGCTTTGGACGCAGGGTGCCATGTTCTTATTGAGAAACCAATGACATGTTCATCGGATGAAGCAGCCACACTTTGTAAGCAAGCAAAAGCCGTAGATAAGGTATTGCAAGTGTCATATCAGCGCCACTTTATGCCTATTTTTCAATATGTGAAAGAAGCTTTGACCGATGGAACCATTGGTGAGCTGACGTCTGTAAACGCTTCACTTTATCAGCATTGGATGGTAGGAACGCGAAATAGCTGGAGACAAACACCATCTCTCTCAGGTGGCGGCATGCTGATGGATTCAGGCAGCCATATAATTGATGTTCTTTTGTGGACAACAAATATGACACCTGGTACGATTCGTGCCCATATTAGTCAGCAAGGGTCGCCGGTGGAAATTGATTCGCACATTTCGCTTCAGTTTGAAGAAGGCCCTCTAGCCAACATCGCTGTGATCGGGCATGCTCCGATGTGGGATGAGCGCTTTGTGTTTTGCGGCACAAAAGGGGCAATTATTATCGATAATGACAAACTTACTTTACGTTTTCCTGGAAACGACCCGGTTGTTCCTGAGCTTCCAGAGCAGGTGACCAACCAAGATAAAAGTTTTATAGACGCTATCTTAGGCAAACATGATGTCGTTGTCCCAGGAGAATTTGCGGAGAAAGTGGTTACGCTTACAGAAGCGATTTATCAAGCAGCAGGATACGACCCAACTAACACAAAAGAGAAGGTGTAA
- a CDS encoding sugar phosphate isomerase/epimerase family protein has translation MNFDIGMRISPNIRELGYEKMAEWAASVGIDVIDLPDLNEEIKAALDQAGVKPGSIDGKYLLGPSPFLGSDEGKISEALKELDESFARFSANGASVIFMCLMPPNNSQTRKESFAHFENSFYKVTELAEKHNVYLAMEGYPGSAPAYPTLGCTPETMRAMFKAAPSKHFGLNYDPSHLVRLGIDHLRVLEEFSDRIVYCHGKDTELLPEEQYLHGHLPATFGSSYDFSEGSWRYTIPGEGIIQWDRIAVRLEKAGYKRAVSIELEDHRYWGTLENEQQGIVKARNHLARYLK, from the coding sequence ATGAATTTTGATATTGGTATGAGAATTTCACCGAACATTCGCGAGCTAGGCTACGAAAAAATGGCTGAGTGGGCAGCGTCTGTTGGTATCGATGTGATTGACCTCCCTGATCTAAATGAGGAGATAAAAGCAGCTTTAGACCAAGCAGGCGTGAAGCCGGGTTCAATTGATGGCAAGTATTTGCTTGGCCCTAGTCCTTTTTTAGGCAGTGATGAAGGAAAAATTTCAGAGGCATTAAAAGAGCTTGATGAATCCTTTGCGCGATTTTCGGCAAACGGTGCATCTGTTATCTTTATGTGCTTGATGCCTCCAAACAATTCGCAGACGCGAAAAGAGAGCTTCGCCCATTTTGAAAACTCGTTTTATAAAGTGACTGAGCTGGCTGAGAAGCATAATGTGTACCTAGCTATGGAAGGGTATCCTGGGTCAGCGCCAGCTTATCCAACTCTAGGGTGTACACCTGAGACGATGCGCGCGATGTTCAAAGCAGCTCCTTCAAAGCATTTTGGTTTGAATTATGATCCTTCCCATTTAGTAAGACTAGGAATTGATCATCTACGAGTGCTCGAGGAGTTTAGTGATCGCATCGTTTATTGTCATGGCAAAGATACCGAACTCCTTCCTGAGGAGCAATATTTGCATGGACATCTTCCGGCTACCTTTGGCTCTTCCTATGATTTCTCTGAAGGTTCTTGGCGCTACACAATTCCTGGTGAAGGGATCATTCAATGGGATCGCATTGCTGTTCGATTAGAAAAAGCGGGTTACAAGCGTGCGGTCAGCATTGAACTTGAAGACCATCGCTATTGGGGAACGCTTGAAAATGAACAGCAAGGAATTGTCAAAGCACGAAATCATCTTGCTCGTTACCTGAAATAA
- a CDS encoding LacI family DNA-binding transcriptional regulator: MKVTVNDVAKEAGVSRTTVSRVVTGSGPVSENTKRRVHQALESLGYIPNLIARGLKTSTQFIGVISHDMRNPYFIEVMAGIESVLRQAGRTMVHVNSNDDLALEERNIYQLLSTRVEGMLLLSNLAQEGHPMIETAKKQVPIVVVEGSIQGVPAVNTDNAKGTRLALEHLWELGHRDIGYCSLNNDIYAWRSRFKAYCEFMEEQHAYNEDYVFIGEDYIDQLSYYHHVKQLPSALFAMNDSNALNVYSWCRDKQIRIPEDLSIVGFDDLPVSSIIDPPLTTVSQPVKEIGELAAHTLLAVLNAGQEKPQKNVHIVPELKVRGSVKRLNEHNELEE, encoded by the coding sequence ATGAAGGTCACGGTCAATGATGTGGCCAAAGAAGCTGGTGTATCAAGGACGACCGTATCTCGTGTCGTTACTGGAAGTGGCCCTGTGAGCGAAAACACGAAAAGAAGAGTGCACCAGGCGCTAGAAAGTCTAGGGTATATTCCAAATCTAATTGCACGTGGGTTAAAAACAAGTACCCAGTTTATTGGCGTCATTTCACATGACATGAGAAACCCTTACTTCATCGAGGTGATGGCAGGTATTGAGTCTGTGCTTCGCCAAGCAGGTCGCACGATGGTGCATGTGAATTCTAATGACGATCTTGCCTTAGAGGAACGAAATATTTACCAGCTTCTTTCCACACGTGTTGAAGGCATGTTGCTCCTGAGCAATTTGGCTCAGGAAGGACACCCAATGATCGAAACAGCAAAAAAGCAAGTACCTATTGTCGTCGTAGAAGGGTCCATTCAAGGGGTGCCAGCTGTAAATACAGATAACGCCAAAGGCACACGCCTTGCGTTGGAGCACCTATGGGAGTTAGGCCATCGTGACATTGGATATTGCAGCTTGAACAATGATATTTATGCGTGGCGCTCTCGTTTTAAAGCCTATTGTGAGTTTATGGAGGAACAGCATGCTTACAACGAAGACTATGTCTTTATTGGTGAAGACTATATTGATCAGTTGAGTTACTATCATCATGTGAAACAACTGCCTTCTGCTTTGTTTGCAATGAATGATAGCAATGCACTCAATGTTTACAGCTGGTGTCGCGATAAACAAATTCGCATTCCTGAGGATCTTTCCATTGTGGGCTTTGATGACCTTCCTGTATCTTCTATTATTGATCCCCCGTTGACCACGGTTTCACAGCCTGTCAAAGAAATAGGGGAACTCGCAGCACACACCTTGCTCGCTGTTCTAAACGCAGGACAGGAGAAACCTCAAAAAAACGTACATATTGTCCCAGAATTAAAAGTTAGAGGGTCTGTTAAACGCTTAAATGAACATAATGAATTGGAGGAATAA
- the xylA gene encoding xylose isomerase — translation MSYFNRQPIQFEGPGTNNPFAFRHYQPDAVVGGKTMEEQLRFSMAYWHTLVADGSDPFGRGNMLRPWNHLQGLDLAKARLEGAFELMEILNLPFFCFHDVDIAPEGETLADFFKNVDTIVDEMKGYMASSGRKLLWNTANMFSNPRYVHGAATSNHADVFATAAAQVKNGLDIAKELGAENYVFWGGREGYETLLNTNLELEQDNFARFLHMASDYAKKIGFDGQLLIEPKPKEPTTHQYDTDAATTISFLRKYDLHNRFRLNLEANHATLAGHTFEHELRTARIQGMLGSVDANQGDTLIGWDTDEFPTDIYSTTLAMYEILKNGGLGKGGLNFDAKVRRGSFHAEDLISAHVAGMDTFAWGLKAAHALIEEKVFENLIEDRYRSFTTGIGKEIVDGKATLDSLHAHALTIGDIENLSGGQESLKAKIQDVIYAVR, via the coding sequence ATGAGTTATTTTAATCGTCAGCCTATTCAATTTGAAGGTCCTGGTACAAACAATCCTTTTGCATTTCGTCATTATCAACCGGATGCAGTTGTCGGAGGAAAAACGATGGAGGAACAGCTTCGTTTTTCAATGGCATACTGGCACACACTTGTAGCGGACGGTTCAGATCCGTTTGGTAGAGGAAATATGTTACGTCCATGGAATCATTTGCAAGGGCTTGACTTGGCAAAAGCACGCTTGGAAGGCGCCTTTGAGCTGATGGAGATTTTGAATCTTCCCTTCTTTTGCTTTCATGATGTCGACATTGCGCCTGAAGGTGAGACGCTTGCCGATTTCTTTAAAAATGTAGACACGATCGTCGATGAAATGAAAGGCTATATGGCTTCCTCTGGTCGCAAGCTTCTTTGGAATACGGCGAACATGTTCTCTAATCCTCGCTACGTTCACGGAGCTGCAACATCGAACCATGCCGACGTGTTTGCTACTGCTGCGGCACAGGTAAAGAATGGCCTTGATATCGCAAAAGAATTAGGCGCTGAAAACTATGTGTTCTGGGGCGGACGTGAAGGCTACGAGACGTTACTTAACACAAACCTTGAGTTAGAGCAGGACAATTTCGCTCGCTTCCTACACATGGCCTCGGATTATGCAAAGAAGATTGGTTTTGATGGTCAGCTGCTTATTGAACCGAAACCAAAAGAGCCGACGACTCACCAATACGACACAGATGCTGCGACGACCATTTCCTTCTTGCGAAAGTATGACCTGCATAATCGTTTCCGACTTAACCTGGAAGCGAACCACGCAACACTTGCAGGGCACACGTTCGAGCACGAGTTACGTACGGCACGTATTCAAGGCATGCTCGGCTCTGTTGATGCGAATCAGGGAGATACATTAATTGGCTGGGACACCGATGAATTCCCAACCGATATTTATTCAACGACATTAGCGATGTATGAAATTCTGAAAAATGGTGGTCTTGGGAAAGGTGGTTTGAACTTTGATGCCAAGGTTCGTAGAGGCTCCTTCCACGCTGAAGATCTAATTTCAGCACATGTTGCTGGCATGGATACATTTGCTTGGGGCTTGAAAGCTGCTCACGCGTTAATTGAAGAAAAAGTGTTTGAAAACTTGATTGAAGACCGTTATCGCTCCTTCACGACTGGAATCGGAAAAGAGATTGTGGACGGAAAAGCAACCCTCGATTCACTTCACGCTCACGCGTTGACCATTGGTGACATTGAGAATCTATCAGGTGGGCAAGAGTCGTTAAAGGCTAAAATTCAGGACGTCATTTACGCCGTCCGTTAA